In Pseudomonas sp. PDNC002, the DNA window GCACCGGCTCGCCGGTGATCACCGCTTCATCGCCCAGGCGCTCGGCGAGGTTCTGGCAGATACGCTGGGAGCCGCCGAGGATGCGGTCCTGCTGGGCGCCACCTTCGACGCCGAGCAAGGTGTCGAGGTCGGTGCCGCTGCGGATGTAGAAGAGGACGTGGAGGAATGAGAGGTCGTGGGGGCTGGCGGCGAACACCGCGCCGCTCATCAGCTCGAAGATCTTGCGGCCGGTAGCGGTGCGCACGTTGCGGCGCAGCCATTCGGCGAAGGTCAGGCTGTCCCAGAGGGGCGCTTTCGGATGCAGGCTGGGGTCGTTGAGGGGGATTTCCCGCGCCATGCGGTCCAGCCGCACATGGGCTTGCAGCACGTCGAGCAGCGCGTGCGGGGCGAGACGGGGGATGGTGCCGCGGTAGGGCTTGAGCCGACCGCCGAACAGGGTGAGGTTGTCGCCCCGGTTCCATTGCGGGTAGGTCGACAGGTCGAGTTCGTCGAGCAGGGAGAGGATGCGTTCCTGGGTCGGGCCGACCCACTGGCCGCCGACCTCGACCACTTCACCACTGGCGAAGCGGTGGTTGAGGGTGCGCCCGCCAACGCGCTTGTTGGCTTCGAGCACTTTCACCCGCCGTCCGGCCTGCGCCAGGCGCCAAGCCGCGGTAAGCCCCGAAATACCGGCGCCCACCACGATCACATCGCTGCGATTCATGTTTGCGACCTTTTTTCTTGTTGTTATTGGCCTTAAGGGTAAGCCAGGAATCGGTGTCGGAAAAACCCGATCGGCGGGAAATTTCTCAATATCTGCGGGGGAGTCGAGATCGCGGACGGCGCGGGGCGCGCTGGGGTGGAATCACGCGCGGTGTGAGGTGCCGAGATAGAGGCGTGCTTCCATATGCCGGGAGAGATGCCCTGGCAGGAACGGATCTTGGCCGCGAGGGCCTGCACCGTGTGCCGAAGGTGCCGGGAATCGCGGATAGAATCCGCTCCTACGAGAGCCGGGGGTTTCGGTGCGTGGTTTTTTCCCTCACCTCAGCCCTCTCCCGGAGGGAGAGGGGCAGTGGGTGCCGGCTGACACTGTGATGCACGCCTGCTGCGACATGCTGGAAGGGGCGCCTTGTAGGGGCGGACCTTGGTCGCGAAGGTCTGAACCGTATAGCGAGGGTGCAGGGGATCGCGGATGGAATCCGCTCCTACGAGAGCTGGGGGTTTCGGTGCGTGGTTTTTCCCTCACCCCGGCCCTCTCCCAGAGGGAGAGGGGGCAGTGGGTGCCGGCTGACAGCGTGATGCACGCCTGCTGCGACATGCTGGAAGGGGCGCCTTGTAGGGGCGGAGCTTGGCCGCGAAGGACATGGACCATGTAGCGAGGGTGCAGGGAGTCGCGGATAGAATCCGCTCCTACGCGAGCTGGGGGTTTCGGTGCGTGGGTTTTTCCCTCACCCCAGCCCTCTCCCGGAGGGAGAGGGGGCAGTGAGTGCCGGCTGACAGCGTGATGCACGCCTGCTACGACATGCTGGAAGGGGCGCCTTGTAGGTGCGGACCTTGGCCGCGAAGGTCTGAACCGTATAGCGAGGGTGCAGGGGATCGCGGATGGAATCCGCTCCTACGAGAACCCAGGGTTTCGGTGCGTGGTTTTTCCCTCACCCCAGCCCTCTCCCGGAGGGAGAGGGGGCAGTGAGTGCCGGCTGACGCCATGGTTCCCGCCCGCGCCGAACAGTCCCCTCTCCCTCCGGGAGAGGGTTAGGGTGAGGGGCCTTCGGGGCCGGCTCAATCGACCAGGGTGCAAGCCATCACCAACGCGTCTTCACGCCCCCCCACCGCGGGGTAGTAGTCGCGGCGGCGGCCGATTTCGTTGAAGCCGTAGCGCTCGTACAGGCGGTAGGCAGGTCCGTTGGAGGCGCGCACTTCGAGGAAGCACTCCACCCCGCCACGCTCATGGGCACGCTTCATCAGGTGTTCCAGCAGGGCCAGGCCCAGGCCGCGGCCCTGGCTTTCCGGCTTGACGGTGATGTTGAGCAGGTGCGCTTCGTCGAGGATCAGTTGGATCACGCCGTGACCAACCTGCTGGCTGCCTTCGAACATGACCCAGCACTCGTAGCTCTTCAGGCCATCGGTGAAGGTGCCGCGCGTCCAGGGGTGGCTGAAAGCGGCGTATTCGATCTTGAGTACGGCATCGAGATCCGCCTCGGTCATCGGGCGGAAGGTAACGGCATCGCTCATGCGGGTATCTGACTCATCCAGCGCTGCCGAACGCGGCGCATGGCGCGCCAGAGATCGGCTTTCAAAGTAGGTTCCTCGGCCAGGCGCTCGAGGCCCGGCAGTGCCCAGGCGACGCCCAGGCCTTCGACCTGCAGCTCGCGCAGCAGGGACTCTTCGTCCGCCTCGCCGGCGTAACGCACAGCGGGCATGCCAACCAGCCACAGGCAGGCGCTCGGGCCGCCCTCTTCCAGGCGCGCCGCCACGAAGCCCTGGACGAATTCGCGGGCAGCCTGTGGGCCCTGGTCCATGCTGCCACCGGCAAACAGCGGCCAGCGCACCGGCTCGCCGAGCAATTGTGGGCTGTCCGGCAGGCCGGCAGCACGTAGCAGGTCCTTTAGCAGCAGGTAGGCCGGATCGCGGCTGGCCAGCGGTTCGCCGGTAGGCAACTCCACCAGCAGCGTGCACTCGCCGGCGCGCAGCAGTTGCAGGGCGAAGCGCGGCGGCGGCGCGATGGGCGCACGAACCACGGGCTCGGCTTCGGGCTCGGCCTGTACCGCCGCGGTCGGGGTGGCGGGCGCGGTGGGCTTGGGCATCAGGCGAGCAGCGATCGAGCCGGGCTCGGCTCCCGGCGCCGCGCTCGGAGCGGCAACCGGAGCAACCTCGCGTACGCGTTCGGCGATGGGTGCCGGCGGCGCGGTATCGACGACAACGGGCTCGGGCGCTTCCAGCAGCTCCGGGCGCGACGGGGCGGCGAACGGCAAGGCCACGCGCGGCAGCCAACTGGCGACCTGCATGGCGCCAAGGTAGGCGCGGCGACGGGCTTCTTCGATCAAGGGGCGTTTACCTGTGGGTGGTGCCTGCACGGGCAGGCCGACACGACGAGGCAGGATTGTCGCGTGAAACGCGCCGGGGGGAAAGGCCAGCCGGCGGAGAGCCGGCCTGCGGGTTACGGCGTGCCGAAAACGTAGATGTTGCCGGTGAGCTTGACCGCGCCGGTGGCCTGGTAGGTCAACAGGTTGGTCTGTTGCAGGCCGCTGCCGGAGACCTTGCCCTGGTTGGAGCCCCCCAGGGTGAACTGCAGGTTGGTGGCGCTGGCGTTGGTCAGCCCGACTTTCATGGCCTGGCGGTTGAACAATGCGCCGTCGCCGTTGAAGCCGTTATTGATGGTCACCATGTCGATGGACATGCCGTCGAAACTGAAGGTGCCCTTGATGTTGTCCAGCACGATGTAGCCGGTGCTGTTGAGCGGCTGGATCGCCAACCGTGCTCCGCAGCCGCCGGTGCATCGGGTATCGCCTGGATTGGCGGCGAGATTGAAGTTGACGCTCAGGCTGACGCCATCCTGGCCACTGACATCGGCCATTTCACTGTCGTCCAGGCCGCGCATTTCGCCGTGGGCGAGGGCGGCGGCGAGGAGCAGCAGCGGTCCCAGGAGTCGGCTCGAAAGGCGTGCTTGTTTCACGGCGAGTCTCCTCATGCGCTAGCGCGGCAGGTTGACGGTGCGCACGTTCAGGTAGTCGATGCGCATGCCGCGTATGGCTTGCGAACCGATGTCGGTGCCACTGATGTTCAGGTTGCCAATGCTGATATTGCTCTTCTGTACATTCTGGTAGAAGGCGTCGTGATTGGCCCAGGTAACGCCCGGCGCGCTGAGGATCAGGTCGCCGTTGCTGGCCACCGAGAGCGTTGCCGGCTGGTAGTTGGCGTCGCCCAGGTTGAGGTCGAAGTAGACGTTCTTGGCCACCACCTTGTCGCTGTCGGAGCAGGTCTGGCAGCCGGAGATGATCAGCTTGTCGGCGTACATCTGCAGGCTCATCGAGGCTTTCAGCCCGGCGGAGTCGCCCCACAGGTTGAGATAGGAGCCGTTGAGCGTGAAGTTCTCCAGGGCGATGGAGAAGAAGTCCGTCCGGGTCGTGGTGGCGCCCGCCGTGCCGTTGCTGTTGTAGGCCGTGCTGGGCAGGGTGAATTTGGTCGCTATGCCGATGTCCAGGCCCTGGATACGCGTGCCGGAGGAGTTCTGCATGGCGCCGGCGACCAGTTGCACGGTCGAGACGTTCTTCTCGGTGCGCGTGATGGTGCCGCTGACGCAGGTGGTGGCGCTTCCACCCTGCGTGCCGCAGAGCTGGACGAACTTGTCGTAGTCGCTGGCACGCTGGCTGAGGGTGACGCCGTTGCGGCTGACGGACCAGGCGGCACTGAGGTTCTGCTGGGCGGCGGTGAGGTCGCTGGCGCTGCTGCTGTAGGTATCCACCGAGGAGTTGTAGTTTTTCACCGCGGTGTTGTTGTTACAGGCGGCGAGAATGCCGCAGTCGAATTTTTCTCCAAGCGCTGGCCGGTCCACGCACCACAGTCCGCAAACCTGCGGAGGCGCGGCGTTGTAGCGGGTGTTCATGTTGTTGTAGTTGGTCTTCACCGAGGCCTGCGCCACGTCCACCTGCGCCTCGCGCTGGTTGACCACGGCCATGTCCGTGTCGATACCACTCTTGAGGCTCACCATGTTGTTCGAGTAGGTCGAGAGGAGCGTATCGCGCTGGGTCTTCAGGGCAGTCAGCTCGCCGTTGATCTTGGTGGTGGCCTGGTTCGGGTTGGTGCAGCCAGCATCGCCATAGAGGCAGCCCTGGTAGTAGGACCAGAGGCCGAACTTGTGGGTGTCGTTGATCGGGTCGGTCCAGGTCGGCGTCATCAGTTGCAACGCTTCCTGGTTGGCCGGGATATTCAGGCCGGCCTTGTACTTCACCGGGCCAAGGGTGAAGGGATGCATGGGCGTGCCCATGTAGGCCTTGGTGTCCAGCGTGCCGCGCTGGCTGCCGGCGCCCTTGATGTAGGCGCCGGTGATATCGACCTGTACGTCCTGGTTGGCGCTGTTCTTCACGCCGGTGATCTTCGAGGTGGCGGTGGCCTGATCGTAGCTGAAGCCATCGATGAAGAAGCCCAGGCCGGCGCCACTCACCTCTTCCAGCTGGTCGTCGTCCAGCGCCTTCATGCCCAGCGCCGGCAGGCTCGCCACACAGCCGGCCAGCAGGACGAGTACCGCACCGCGCCAGCTCATGTCAGCACCCTGCCGCTTGTGCGCCCATGCAGGTCGGCTGCCGAGGCAGGCCGCGCAGGGCGTCATAGAGGTTGATCAGGATCGGGTAGACCGTGTCCGCGCCGCTGCCCACCTTGGGGAAGTTGGCGAAGGCGCCGGATTGGGTGTTCACGAACTTGCCGGCGTTGGCCAGGTCCTGCCAGGGCACGTTCTGATTCTGCAGGGAGAAGAAGATGCCCTGAGCGCCGGTATTGATGTCCGTCGACCCGGGCTTGCCGATGTAAATGGTCTTGTAGTTGGTCAGGTCGAAGCAGGTAGTGAGGCCCAGCGCCTGGCAGTTGCTGGTGGTCGACAGGGTCGGGATCAGCGAGGCGATCAGGCCGCCGGCGTCCGAATGCAGCGAGTCGCCCTTGGCGATACCGATCTGCGTGGCGCGGTTGATCGGCTGGCCATTGATGGTCGCCTCGCCGGTGCCGCCCTTGAGCAGCACCACGTCGGCATACACCGGCGTATCCCCGGCTACGGCCAGCGCCAGGCAGTTGATGATGTTCGGGCAGCCGTTGCGGGTGTAGTAGTCGTAGGCGATGGAAGCCGGGCCGTAGATCTGCCCCTGCAGGTTGCCGGTGATGGAAAGGATGTCGCCGGACAGGTCGCCCTGCGCCTTGCCGAAGCCTACCCGCGCGCCCACCAGTTGACGCACGCCGTTGTTGGTCTGGAAGGCGAACTCGACGTACGGGTCCTGGATCTGGAACGGCACCACCTTGGCATCGGGGGTGTTGGAGTTGTCCACCCGGCCCAGGGCGAAGTTGTTGATCAGGATGTCCGACGGCTGGTTGGACACGGTGTTGGCACCGCTGCGGGCGTAGTTGCCCAGGCTCAGCTGGTCGATGTTGGTCAGCAGGCTGACGTCGGCGCCGAAGTTGATCCGGGTGTACTGGTAGTTCTGGTAGGTGGAGGCGTCGACGGTGAGCATCGCGCCCTGGCCGGAGATCGACGACAGCTCTTCGTCGTCCATCGACTGCATGCGCGCCTGGGCGGAAAAGGCCAGCAGGCCGCCGCAGAGCAAGGCAAGGGCACGCATGAGCGGACCGGAGGACTGACGCATGGCACTCTCCTTTCCTGGCCCCCTTTCGCGGGTGCCTGTTGTTATTCATCGGGCGCAGCGGGTCGGGAAACAGGTCGAGACTCGGCGCCGTGATGCCACTATAGGAACTCACCCACGGCAGCGGGCCGACCCATAGTCGAGTAAATCGCTCCGAACGATAGCTGAGGAAAGGAAAGTCCGGGCAGGGTTGTTACCCATCGTCACACCTGGGTGACAGCTGCGGGCAGCCGAAGGCTCACTGATGGCGGAACAGGCCGATCAGGTGCTCGGCGATCGCCCCCTTGATGGCGTCGAGGTTCAGCCGCGAATGGGCCTGCAGCTTGGCGGTGTTCAGGCGATGCAGGTGCAGCGAGGGCATGCGCGCCTCGTACTCGCGCAGGTCGCCTTTCACCAAGACCGGCAGGAAGATGTCGCCGCGCATGCGGTAACGGTTGATCAACAGCTTCAGGCCGTCCTGGAACGGCATCTCACGGGATGCCACCAGCCGGTGCTCGCCGGGGATTTTCAGGTACAGGCCGCTGTAGCCCATGGTTTCGCCGGGCAGGATGTGAATGCCGGTGGGCTCCACCGCGTCGCCCGGAATGTCGTGAAAGGTGTCGAACCACGCCTGCTCGTCCGGGAGGATGGTGATGCCGCCCTCCTGGCTCTCCGGGATCACGAAGCTGTAGTTGCTGTAGAGCTTCTCGACATATGACGAATAGATGCACAAGCGATTCTCGAAGCGCTGCAGGAAGGCGATGGCTTCGTTGCGATCGGTGATCGCATCCAGGTCCCAGTCGAGGTCGTTCTGGCGTTCCAGCTCGGCCCAGCGGGCTTTGGCGAGTGCAGCGTCGTATGTCATGGCGGCAAATCAGAATCAGATGACAGACTCTGGCAGAAAACATGCCAGAAAATTCAGTCGTTTAGACTCGATTTTCCGTGAGCCATTTCACACAGACGCCGCTCGCGGAGTCGCAATCTGACGCGTTTCGTCACCCTGTCGGCCAGGGGTGGACCTTTGCAGTACAATCGCTCCCTTTGTTCATTCCGGGCCCAACCAAGCCGATGATCGATCCACGACGCGTACTACGCGCCCTCGCCGAACACTGGGTGCTGCTCGAGCCGCTGTGCGAGCGTTTCGACGCCGGCACCCTGAGCCTGGTGGAGCTGCGCAACCAGCTCACCAGCCAGTTGCCCGACAGCACGCCGGTGGACATCACCGCCCTCCTCGACCAATGGGTGCGCCTGGACATCCTCGTCCCGGTGGCCAAGAGCCCCAACCGTTTCGAGCTGAACGCGCAGATCCACGACTTCCTCGCCTACCTGCGCCAGGAACATCGACTGGGCCTGTGCCTGGAGATCGAAGCCTATCTGCGCCACCTGGAACGCCTCGCCGGCTACATCCGCGACGCCTTCGAAGTGCGCGATGGCAACGACCTGGCCCGCCAGCTGCGCCTGCTCGACATGCGCGTGCGCGATGTGCTGAAGAAGCTCGCCAACGATGAGCAGGCGCTGGTCGCCGTAGCCGAACGGGCGAAGACCCAGGACCGGCAGATTCCGCTGCGCCAGCGCTACGCGGAAGTCCTGGCGACCTGGGACGAATACGTCGAACCGATGATCCAGCTGGTTTCCGCCGACGGCGCCTTCGAACAGGGCGTGCACCGCGTGGAACAGGTGCTGCTGCGCCTGCTCACCGAACAGGCCCGCCTCGGCCAGTTGGTGGACGACGACCAGTTGCTGCGCACCCACGCACGCATCCTGGAAATGCAGACCACCGCCCAGCTCACCCTGCGCCGCGCCCGCGAACTGCTGCTACCGCTGCGCGAGGAAGCGCGCCGGCACAACGCGATCACCCGTGGCGCGGCACTGGCACTGTCGGTCATCCGCCGCAAGGGCATCGACGCCGTGCCCCAGGCCGCGCTGCCGATGTTCACCCGGCCGCAGAGCAACTTCCTGGGCACCGCCTCGCAGGTGGAAAGCTACGTCTTCGCCTTGGCCAACTTCCAGCCAAAGCCGGCGCACTTCCCCAAGGCCAGCGGCAATCGCAAGAACGACGGCCTGCAGCGCTCACCGCGCACCGCGCGGGAAATGCTCGACCGCTGCCAGGCCGCTCTGCCCCTGCCGGACCTGATGCAATGGCTGCTGGAACAGGAGCCCGAAGGCGCTACCGACGAACTGCTCTACTGGTTCTCGCGCCTGTCTCGCGATGCCCGCTTCCAGCGCGACCGCCTTGAGCGCGCCCAATACGACACTCTCCAGCACAGCGTCAGCCTGTGCTCCTTCGCCCTGATCGCCGGCCCGAACGCTGGCAAGGACACCAAGAGCGAATCGCATGCAGATTAATCTCACCGAAATGACCCAGCTCGCGCCGATCTTCCGCGAGCTGTTCAAGGGCTTCCACATCAGCCGCCGCGACCCGGAGCTGTACAGCCAGCTGTCCAACCAGCAGGACGCCTACCGCGCGCTGTTCCGCAGCCTGGGCTACGAACTGGTCTGCGATACCCGTGGCTTCTACTACTTCGTCCCCGAGCAGACCGGCGCCCAGGTGAACAAGACCGCCCAGCGCCTGGCGCTGTTCACCTTCATCCTGGTCGAACACCTCGCCGACCAGGGCCGCGACCCGCTGGCCGTGCTCGACGGCGGCAGCATCGGCCGCGACGAGCTGCCGCCGCTGCTGGAGAAGTACCGCGACCTGTTCCTGCAGGCCGAAGTGACCACCCAGGAAGAACTGGAAGAGAAGGTCATGCGCCGCCTCACCCAGCTCGGCTTCGCCGCCGAGGACAACGGCGTGTACCGTTTCCTCCCGCCGATCCACCGCTTCCTCGACGTCTGCCTGTCGGTCCAGCAGGACCGCGACCTGGCCAGCAACCTGCACGCCAGCGAAATGCAGTTCACCGCGCCGGTGCTGATGGAAGAAGACGACGAGCCGGTGGTGATCCTCGAATCCTACGCCGACGAGCCAATCGAAGACTCTGCGGACGCCATCGTGGTGATCGATACGCCTGCGGCCATTGTTGAAGAAGAGAGCGAAGAAGACGCCCTCGCCCGCGCCATCGCCGAAGCACAGGAGGCCCAGGCATGACCCAGGAACGCTACGGCATCCGCCGCTTCGCCCTGCTCAACACCGCCGGCTACAGCCTCGGCATCTTCCCGCTGGAACAGCCGCTGTCGGTCTACGGGGCGAACAACCTCGGCAAATCGGCGTCGATCAACGCGCTGCAGTTCCCGATCCTCGCGCGCATGTCCGACATGAGCTTCGGCAAGTACAGCCTGGAAGCCTCGCGCAAGTTCTATTTCGCCACCGACACCAGCTACATCCTCATCGAGCTCGACCTGCCCCACGGCCGCCACGTGATCGGCGTCGGCGGGCGCGGTCCGGGCGGCGGCTTCGGCCACCAGTTCTTCGCCTACCAGGGCGGACTGGACCTGGAGCACTACCAGAAGAACGGCACCTGCCTGCGCCTGCGCGAGCTGTACGCCAACCTCGAACGCGAGGGCATCAAGTCCTATGAGCTGAAGCCGGACGAACTGCGCCGCCTGCTGGTTGGCGGCCACACGTCGATCCCGCTGGACCTGACCCTGATCCCGCTGCGCTCTACCAGCGAACAGAGCCTGAAGACCTTCCGCTCGCTGTTCATCAACCTGCTGCACATGCGCGAGATCACCGCGGCCAAGCTCAAGCAGCTGTTCCTCGACGCCTTCGAGCACAGCCTGCGCTCGGGTAGCGTCGACTACATCGCCGCCTGCGAGGAAGCCTTCCGCGACGTACGCCGCATGGAAGGTGATTACCAGGCCCTGGTGGCCGCCGGCCCTCTGGTCGAAGCGCTGGCCAACGGCGTGCAACAGCGCGAACTGTTGCGCGGCAAGATGCACCGTCTCTCGCCGCTGCTGGATAACCTGCTGGGCACCTGGGAAGACTATTCCGGCGCGCGCAAGGAAGAGCTGGTCATCCAGGCCGAGCACTACCGCCGCGAACAGGATGGCCTGCAGAACGAGCAGCGCGGCAGCACCGCCGAGTTGATGCGCCTTGAGCGCGAGATCAGCGAACTCCAGCGCTGGATGGGCGAGCTCGCCGTGCTGAAGAACCGCTTCGCGCTGGTCGAGGACGCCAAGGTACTGGAGCAGCAACTGCTCGCCGCCAAGGACGCCCACGACGAACTGGCCGGTGCCCTGGCGCACTCCCGGCAGTTCTCCAGCGAAGACCTGGAAGAGCGCATGCGCGACCTGGAGAAACGCCTGAAGGGCGTTCGCCAGCAGCTCGAACACGCCGACAACAACAGCTACGCCCGCCTGCGCGAGGAGTTCTCCCAGCAGGACGTGGAGCGCCTGATGCGCCTGTTCAACGGCGCGCTGTTCAGCCTACCGCTGGGCGAGAAAGGCGTGGACCTGGACGAAGCCGGCCAGTGGGTCGGCAGCGTCGAAAAAATCCTCGATGCCTTCAAGGGCGAGCGCTTCGAAGTG includes these proteins:
- a CDS encoding flavin monoamine oxidase family protein; its protein translation is MEKFPADRVFPTPIPGLPLRPITTRKKVANMNRSDVIVVGAGISGLTAAWRLAQAGRRVKVLEANKRVGGRTLNHRFASGEVVEVGGQWVGPTQERILSLLDELDLSTYPQWNRGDNLTLFGGRLKPYRGTIPRLAPHALLDVLQAHVRLDRMAREIPLNDPSLHPKAPLWDSLTFAEWLRRNVRTATGRKIFELMSGAVFAASPHDLSFLHVLFYIRSGTDLDTLLGVEGGAQQDRILGGSQRICQNLAERLGDEAVITGEPVRALRQDDGGVELVSDHGVHHASRVIFAIPPTQLLRITQEPLLPSWRDQLLQRLPQGAVIKCMAMYDKPFWRDKGLSGQATSETGPVRLTFDNSVPDSQRGVLLGFIEGDEARQWNARPADLRRAQVLECFARYFGEEALKPIDYVDKSWAEEPFARGCYAALFPPGLWSSGAARLREPYGRLHFAGTETATRWMGYFDGAVEAGERAAREVLIATDDGEEYVRHLGIA
- the rimI gene encoding ribosomal protein S18-alanine N-acetyltransferase, with product MSDAVTFRPMTEADLDAVLKIEYAAFSHPWTRGTFTDGLKSYECWVMFEGSQQVGHGVIQLILDEAHLLNITVKPESQGRGLGLALLEHLMKRAHERGGVECFLEVRASNGPAYRLYERYGFNEIGRRRDYYPAVGGREDALVMACTLVD
- a CDS encoding energy transducer TonB yields the protein MIEEARRRAYLGAMQVASWLPRVALPFAAPSRPELLEAPEPVVVDTAPPAPIAERVREVAPVAAPSAAPGAEPGSIAARLMPKPTAPATPTAAVQAEPEAEPVVRAPIAPPPRFALQLLRAGECTLLVELPTGEPLASRDPAYLLLKDLLRAAGLPDSPQLLGEPVRWPLFAGGSMDQGPQAAREFVQGFVAARLEEGGPSACLWLVGMPAVRYAGEADEESLLRELQVEGLGVAWALPGLERLAEEPTLKADLWRAMRRVRQRWMSQIPA
- a CDS encoding DUF6160 family protein; the encoded protein is MKQARLSSRLLGPLLLLAAALAHGEMRGLDDSEMADVSGQDGVSLSVNFNLAANPGDTRCTGGCGARLAIQPLNSTGYIVLDNIKGTFSFDGMSIDMVTINNGFNGDGALFNRQAMKVGLTNASATNLQFTLGGSNQGKVSGSGLQQTNLLTYQATGAVKLTGNIYVFGTP
- the mksB gene encoding Mks condensin complex protein MksB, which codes for MIDPRRVLRALAEHWVLLEPLCERFDAGTLSLVELRNQLTSQLPDSTPVDITALLDQWVRLDILVPVAKSPNRFELNAQIHDFLAYLRQEHRLGLCLEIEAYLRHLERLAGYIRDAFEVRDGNDLARQLRLLDMRVRDVLKKLANDEQALVAVAERAKTQDRQIPLRQRYAEVLATWDEYVEPMIQLVSADGAFEQGVHRVEQVLLRLLTEQARLGQLVDDDQLLRTHARILEMQTTAQLTLRRARELLLPLREEARRHNAITRGAALALSVIRRKGIDAVPQAALPMFTRPQSNFLGTASQVESYVFALANFQPKPAHFPKASGNRKNDGLQRSPRTAREMLDRCQAALPLPDLMQWLLEQEPEGATDELLYWFSRLSRDARFQRDRLERAQYDTLQHSVSLCSFALIAGPNAGKDTKSESHAD
- the mksE gene encoding Mks condensin complex protein MksE, whose product is MQINLTEMTQLAPIFRELFKGFHISRRDPELYSQLSNQQDAYRALFRSLGYELVCDTRGFYYFVPEQTGAQVNKTAQRLALFTFILVEHLADQGRDPLAVLDGGSIGRDELPPLLEKYRDLFLQAEVTTQEELEEKVMRRLTQLGFAAEDNGVYRFLPPIHRFLDVCLSVQQDRDLASNLHASEMQFTAPVLMEEDDEPVVILESYADEPIEDSADAIVVIDTPAAIVEEESEEDALARAIAEAQEAQA